The genome window CGCTCGAGAATTCCTCGGGCGACTGGAAGCTCGTCATCGACTTCCCCTTCGACGAATCAGGAAAGACTCCGCGCCATGACCTGATCGTGTTGAAGAACTTTTCGGAGACGCATCCGGCGGGATCGAAGACTCTGTGCTGGGTGCCGTCCTTCTTCAGCGCCGAGGCCCAGAAGGACTTGGGGATGCTCGTGCTGTTGGACCATGTGCTGACCGGGGAGCGGTTCGGTACTTACTCGGCGCATCTCTCGCCCGGGGACCGGCTGGTCGCCAAGTCGACACTCGAGAGTCAGCGGGGCGTTCTCAAGCAGAGGGTTCAGAATCATCTCGATGCCGCCTATGGCCTGACCGAAGTGACGCCCGGATCGCTCGATACGACGCATGATCTGGAGCTGAGCGAGCACTATGTGTCGCTCGATCCGGCGTTCGCGCCGCAACCCCCTGTGGCAGTGAACCTGCGCGATGCGGCGGATCACCTGCTGAGCCAGGCCCTGACGCACGAGTTCCCCGGCGCGCCGCATTTCGACGCCGAGATCAAGCCGAGCGTCCTGAAGAAGGTTTACGAACTGGTCCTGCCGGCCACGCAGGTCCCCGATGGCCGGTTGCCGATCGACAAGCCACAGCGGGCCCTGTTGCGCCAGGTGGCCAATCCGCTGCTGCTCGGAGAGATGGGGGTCGACGCCACACACTTGATCCTGGGGCAGCACTGGAAGTCACATTTCGGCCGCACCCAGCTCGACCCGGGTACCCCCTGGATCACCGTCGGACAGCTCCGACGCCGGATCGACGAACCGAAGCCGATGGGGCTGTCGAAGGAGGCGCAGAACCTGTTGATCCTGCTCTACGCCGCGCAGACTGACAAGTCGCTCTACCGGCATGGCGGGCCGTACGACGGTGCGACACTGCAGTCGCTTCCCGATGAGTGCGAGCTGCGAAGTGTCGACCTGCCGGAAGAAGCTAGCTGGGAGGGCGCCCTCGCGCGGGCAGGCAATCTCTTCGGCTCCGGGGTCTCGCGCCTGCGGAACGCGGCCAATGTTGGTCGCCTGAATGGCGAACTGCAGCAGCAGGCCCGAGGGGGACGGCCCTCCTGCGTGAAGTACCTGCAACAGTTGCGGGAGCGGCTGCCGAAGTTCGGCCTGACTCTCCAGGAGACGGACCGTGGTCGGACTGCGACCGCCACGCTCGCCCTGATCGAGCAACTAATCGCCGCTGAGGACGGCCATGTCGTCGATGTGCTGGCCATGGCGACTATCGATACGAGTGAGTCCGCCATGGCTGAGTGTTTCAAGCGGGCCGGCGAGCTGGAAGGGAACCTGGACACGTTTGGCTGGGCGCTGATTGAAGCGGTTCGCGGGCTGACCGGCGAGCGGCAGGCCGCCGCTCAGACTCTTGTGGAATCGGTGCGACAGGCCCTCCGCAGTGACGAGCACGCCGTCCCCCTGGCGCCGGCTCTGAAGGGGGCCAACGCCAGGGCGCTACAGCTGCTGACTGATCGTCCGCCTCCCCTCGATCCGAAGCCTTTGGATGAGGAGACGATCAAGCCGAAACCCGGAAAGCGAACTGTTCGCCAGGAATCGCGTCGAGATCTGTCGCCCGAAGCCGCGCAGAAGTTGTTGTCGGAGGCGAAGGCGGCCCTCCAGCCAAAGCAGACGCTCCGTATCAACCTGGACTGGTTCATTGAGGAAGGAGGGACGCCATGAGCGTCGCCAATCCGACCTTCAGCCAGATCCGTGCCCAGGTGGCCGCGATCCGCAGGAGCAAGAAGCCGAATCAGGCACGGACGATCGGCATTCACTCGACCGGTCGTTGGACTGGTGAGAGCCTGAACCACCACGGAGGGGAGACCTACCTGATCCGGCAATGCGATTCGCCCCTGGCCCTGCGGCTGGCTCTCCGCACCCCGGCGGACACCAATACGATCACGGTCCTGCTGACGCCGCTGGAAGACAGTGAACTGAGCGACGATATCCGGGTTCGACTGGCGAAGCAGAGGCTCGTTCAGATCGAGGCGTGGCAGATTGTGCGGACACTGTTTCAGGCTCAGGCGGTCGATCCACGGCTCGCGCGGCATCGGTGGATGGCGGACCTCCTCCTCGAATCGATTCCGAGTGAGGGATACCCCGCCGCACGGGGTGCCTTTCTCGACGCCGAAACGGTCTGGCCGCTGCTGTTGAGGCAGAAGCTGGCGCTCGTGGCGGACATCCCCGACCTGACCGCCCTGCTGCGGTGGTCCCTGACGCCGGCCGCCGTCGGGCAATGGAAGCACCTGTCGGAGGAGTTCCGTAAGGCTGCGACCGAGTGGCTGATCGACAGCGCCGGACCGGTGGTTGGCGTGTTGCTGCCCTCCATGGCGGGCTGGGACCATCCGGATGCCGTGCCGATCGGATTGGCCGCTGTCGTCCTGTTTCATCCCTCATCGACCGGATTGCTCGACAAGGCGATCGGAAAGCTCGAGGGACTCTACCTGGGCAACCGGAGTCTTCCCGCTGACCTCATGCGAAGCTGGGGGGCGGCGGCGACCGAGGTGGTGCGTGCCATCCGCCACACCGACGCAGACCGTGCACGGCAACTGCTGGCCCGGGCCGATGAACTTCTGCAGGAACTCGGCGCCATCGATTCTGCCCGCCTGAGCAAGACGTCTCCTGCGGGGTATGACCAGCGACTGGCCGCGTACGGACAGCACCTGGCCGAGGTCCTGCGCAAGGGATCCCCGGGCTCGCTCGAGAAGCTCACTGCTGCGCGCGACGAGATTCGGGACCACGACTACGCCGCACGGGAAAGCCGCCGGCTGGGCCGGGTCGAGATGGCGCTCCGTCTTGTCCGATGGCTCTCCGCTCAACGAACGGCCGGGCCCGGCCCGCGCTCGCTACGCGAGGCTGCGGAGGACCACCTGACAGAAGGGGGATTCGTGGACTGGGCCCGCCTCACCCTCGTGACCGGCGATTCCTCCGCCCCGCTCTCCACGGCCTATGCCCGGTTGTTTGCCGCGGTGACCGAGGTTCGGGAACGGCAGGCGAAGCAGTTCGCTGGATTGCTCGTCGACTGGACGGCGACCGGTTCGCAGGGGGACGAGGTTCTGCCGGTCGAACGGATTCTCAACGAGGTTGTGGCTCCGCTAGCGGCCGAGCGCCCGGTGCTCGTGCTGGTTGTCGACGGGATGAGTATGGCCGTCGGACGGGAGCTGGTGACAGACCTCCTGCAGAACGGCTGGCTGCCGCTCGCCGAGCCCGGACGATCTCACAACCGGGCCGGGCTCGCAGCCCTTCCGTCGATCACGGAGTTCTCGCGGACGAGTCTGCTCTGCGGAAACCTGCAGAAGGGTACGGCCGAAATCGAGAAGCCCGGTTTTGCCGAGCTTCCGTCGCTGGTCAGGCACTGCCGTGCCGGGAACCCGCCAATCCTCTTTCACAAGGCGTCGCTCAAGCAGGCCGATGACGCCGGCCTGGCCAAGGAGGTCCGGGACGCGATCCAGTCTTCCCACCGCAGGGTCGTGGGCGTCGTGGTCAACGCCATTGATGACTATCTGGCGAAGGGGGACCAGCTCGATATCAACTGGACGCAGGACAGGCTCCACATTCTTCCGGCCCTGCTCGATGAGGCCCGCACCTCAGGGCGGCTGGTCGTTCTGCTGAGCGATCACGGTCACATTCTCGATTTCCAGACCGTGCAGCGGACTCCTGACGGGGTTTCCGAGGCCCGGGGCGCCCGCTGGAAGTCGACCGTCGAGCGGCCTCAGGCGGATGAGTTTGCGATCAGCGGCTCGCGGGTCCTCGTCGACGGGCAGAGGCTGACGGCACCGTGGAGCGAGCGGGTCCGTTACGGCGGCAAGCAGCACGGATATCACGGGGGGCTTTCGCCCCAGGAAATGGTCGTGCCAGTCATCGTGCTCTCCAGCTCCGACAAGCTCCCGGGCGCGTGGCAGCTCCAGCCGGTCGATCTGCCGTGCTGGTGGGATGAGTCGCTCGCCGAGACCCCGACCCCCACGCAGAAGACGCCTCCCCTAAAGCCTCAAAAACAGTCCGCAACAGGCACCCTGTTTGACATGGAAGCCGAGGCTCGACCCGTCCCCGCCGGACCGGTCATGCCGAACTCGCCGGATTGGATTTCTCGACTCGTGAAGTCCCCGGTTTACGAACAGCAGCAGGCCCTCGCGACGCGCGGCCTGCGGGATCCCGTTCTGGTGGAGCGGATTCTCCAGGCGCTCGATGGACGCGGAGGGAGGATGACCTCGCTCGCACTCGCCCGCGCGTTGTCACTGCCCGAACTGCGGGTGTCGGGGCTGCTGGCACAGATGAGCCGGCTGCTCAACGTGGACGGCTATCAGGTGTTGAGTTATGACCCTGCGTCCTTCACGATCGAGCTGAACCATGATCTGCTCCTCAAGCAGTTTGACCTGGTGTAGGAGTAGCCGATGGCGCTGAGCGTCAAACGCCGGGAAGAGATCATCGACGCGCTCCGTCGCGGGACCGTGCCGCAGAGCAGCCTCGACACGTTCGCTGTCGGCCTCGAGCGATTCGCGGACGTCGCCGAAGAAGATCTAAACAAGGTCGCCCAGGGGGGGGCGGTCTTCAAGGCGATCCGGGGTGAGTACGGGTGCGGCAAGACGTTCTTCGTCCGGTGGCTGGCGGACCGAGCCCGCCAGCTCGGGTTTGCGACTGCCGAAGTGCAGGTCTCCGAGACGGAGACGCCGCTGCATCGTCTGGAGACGGTTTACCGCCGGTTGATCGAGCGCCTGGCGACTTCAGGGACACCGCAGGGAGCTCTCCGCACGATCATCGACGGCTGGTTCTTCACGCTGGAGGAGGACATCCTCGCCGAAGGAACGGTCTCGGCCGACGACGCCACGGCCCTGATGGCCCGGACGAACGACCTCCTCGAGCAACGGCTGGCCAACGTCACCCGGGCGGCGCCAATGTTCAGTGCCGCCCTCCGGGGCTACCGCGAAGCCCGGGCCGCTGGGGATCACGCGGCGGCGGAGGGACTGCTGGGATGGCTGTCGGGCCAGCCGAATGTCGCGGCGGCTGCCAAGCGGCTGGGGAGAGTGAAAGGGGACATCGACCACTTTGGCGCGCTCAGCTTTCTACAGGGAGTGCTGCTTGTCCTCCGCGATTCCGGTCACCCGGGCCTGCTGGTTGTCCTGGATGAGGTCGAGACAGTACAGCGGGTCCGGAGCGATGTTCGGGACAAGAGCCTCAACGCCCTCCGCCAGATGATCGACGAGGTAGATTCGGGCCGCTTTCCGGGCCTCTATCTGGCGATTACCGGCACCCCGACATTCTATGAGGGTCCCCAGGGGATTCAGCGACTGGAACCGCTCGCCCAGCGACTGCATGTCGATTTCAAGACCGAGGCCCGGTTCGACAATCCCCGGGCGATTCAGGTCCGCCTGCCGGCGTTCAGCCTCGACCGCTTGGTGCTGGTCGGATGCAAGGTCCGGGACACTTACCAGCAGCATGCCGGGGCTCCGCAGCGGATCGCGTCCCTCTGCGACGACAGCTACGTGCGGGATCTCGCACAGGGGGTCGCCGGAAAGCTCGGAGGCAAAGTGGGAGTAGCGCCGCGGATCTTCCTGAAGAAGCTCGTGGCGGATGTGCTGGACCGGATCGACCAGTTTTCCGACTTCGACCCGCGGGAGCATTACGCCCTGACGATTTCGGACACCGAGATGACATCTGTCGAACGCCAGGCC of Planctomyces sp. SH-PL14 contains these proteins:
- the pglZ gene encoding BREX-2 system phosphatase PglZ, translating into MSVANPTFSQIRAQVAAIRRSKKPNQARTIGIHSTGRWTGESLNHHGGETYLIRQCDSPLALRLALRTPADTNTITVLLTPLEDSELSDDIRVRLAKQRLVQIEAWQIVRTLFQAQAVDPRLARHRWMADLLLESIPSEGYPAARGAFLDAETVWPLLLRQKLALVADIPDLTALLRWSLTPAAVGQWKHLSEEFRKAATEWLIDSAGPVVGVLLPSMAGWDHPDAVPIGLAAVVLFHPSSTGLLDKAIGKLEGLYLGNRSLPADLMRSWGAAATEVVRAIRHTDADRARQLLARADELLQELGAIDSARLSKTSPAGYDQRLAAYGQHLAEVLRKGSPGSLEKLTAARDEIRDHDYAARESRRLGRVEMALRLVRWLSAQRTAGPGPRSLREAAEDHLTEGGFVDWARLTLVTGDSSAPLSTAYARLFAAVTEVRERQAKQFAGLLVDWTATGSQGDEVLPVERILNEVVAPLAAERPVLVLVVDGMSMAVGRELVTDLLQNGWLPLAEPGRSHNRAGLAALPSITEFSRTSLLCGNLQKGTAEIEKPGFAELPSLVRHCRAGNPPILFHKASLKQADDAGLAKEVRDAIQSSHRRVVGVVVNAIDDYLAKGDQLDINWTQDRLHILPALLDEARTSGRLVVLLSDHGHILDFQTVQRTPDGVSEARGARWKSTVERPQADEFAISGSRVLVDGQRLTAPWSERVRYGGKQHGYHGGLSPQEMVVPVIVLSSSDKLPGAWQLQPVDLPCWWDESLAETPTPTQKTPPLKPQKQSATGTLFDMEAEARPVPAGPVMPNSPDWISRLVKSPVYEQQQALATRGLRDPVLVERILQALDGRGGRMTSLALARALSLPELRVSGLLAQMSRLLNVDGYQVLSYDPASFTIELNHDLLLKQFDLV
- the brxD gene encoding BREX system ATP-binding protein BrxD — encoded protein: MALSVKRREEIIDALRRGTVPQSSLDTFAVGLERFADVAEEDLNKVAQGGAVFKAIRGEYGCGKTFFVRWLADRARQLGFATAEVQVSETETPLHRLETVYRRLIERLATSGTPQGALRTIIDGWFFTLEEDILAEGTVSADDATALMARTNDLLEQRLANVTRAAPMFSAALRGYREARAAGDHAAAEGLLGWLSGQPNVAAAAKRLGRVKGDIDHFGALSFLQGVLLVLRDSGHPGLLVVLDEVETVQRVRSDVRDKSLNALRQMIDEVDSGRFPGLYLAITGTPTFYEGPQGIQRLEPLAQRLHVDFKTEARFDNPRAIQVRLPAFSLDRLVLVGCKVRDTYQQHAGAPQRIASLCDDSYVRDLAQGVAGKLGGKVGVAPRIFLKKLVADVLDRIDQFSDFDPREHYALTISDTEMTSVERQAMGAGSVDEIELDL